Within Sorghum bicolor cultivar BTx623 chromosome 2, Sorghum_bicolor_NCBIv3, whole genome shotgun sequence, the genomic segment GCCCTTCTTGATGTCAAAGATGTAGTTGTGGCGGTGCTTGCGCGCGGAGGTTGGGTTCTTGAGGGCGGTGATGAGGAGGTGCTCCTGCAGGTCGAGCACATAGGAGACCATCCCGGAGAGGAGGATGTCAACGAAGCCGAAGCCGACGAGGACGAAGGAGATGGAGAAGAGCTTGGCGGCGGGTGTGGCGGGCGTGATGTCCCCGTAGCCGATGGTGCAGAGCGTGACGATGCAGAAGTAGAGCGCGTCGGCGACGGGGTGCGTGGGCCCCGCGGAGGAGGTGAAGTTGGCGGGCGCGGCGGCGTAGAAGGCGACGCCGAGAGCGAGGTAGGCGAGCAGGAAGAGGAAGGCGTGCAGCACGATGGCGGGGCGCTTGGGCGGGGCCGGGGCCTGGTCCCCGGACGCTGCGGCGGCCGCGAGCGCCGCGGCGCtgagcggcgccatggccggggcGGTCCGGGAGCGGTGGAGGTTGGTGCGGGCGCCAGCGGCGTTGGCCATGAACTTCTCGAAGAGGGAgggcgcgccggcgccggcgccggcggaggAAGGGTCCTCCGGGTCCGACGGCGGCGAGGGCGGGGACGAGGAGCAGGAGGGCAGGTCGAGGTCGAGGAGGCCGTCGATGGAGCTGCGGCGGTGGTGGGCGCGGTGCGGGTGCTGGTgcgagcgcggcggcggcggcggcggagggggcggcggctgctgctgctggtgggcgCCAAAGATGATGCGGTCCTTGTAGGAGGCGGCTGGGGATGGGCAGGTGGGTGAAGGCGGGGAGGAGAAATGGGACACCTCCGAGTGCTCCGGCAGCGGGCGGAGGAGGTGCGTCGGCAGCAGCGGCTCCGTGTCCATGCCGCacgcaccctcggatttctttcAGGTTCcgggaaggaagcagagagACGGGACGGCGGTTGGATTGGGATTCCACGGATTCCTTGGGTTCGTGGGGACGCTGCGTACGCGGTGGACGGGttgaggaggaggaaggagacggcGGGTGGCCGGCGCGGCAGCGGGAGGAGGAGAAGGCTGCGGCCGCTGATGTCTTCTTCTGGTCTATATACTCTCCAACTTGGCGACGGCGAATCCGTATCTTTTCTCCCGTTCTTTCTTGCTTTtcattatttttttgttttctaaaaTAAAAGAGGGAAATCATTAATTATTAGGAGGAGAGGAGACGAGATGATGAGATTGAGACGAGCCCAAGCAAATCCAGTGTAGTCACGGTTTTGTGTAACGAGTGTATCCTCGTCTGGGTGACGCAAAACGTCACAAGCGCCGAACCTTTCGACGGATGGGTGAGAGGACATTTTatccaaggtcttgtttagtttccaaaatttttcaagattccccgtcacatcgaatcttgcggcacatgcataaagtattaaatatagacgaaaacaaaaactaattacgcagtttacctgtaaatcgcgagacgaatcttttgatcctagttagtctatgattgaataatatttgccacaaacaaacgaaagtgctacagtagcgaaatccaaaaattttcccaaactaaacaaggccttagtttacgcaaaaaccaaaaaactttttaagattttccgttacatcgaaacttacggcacatgtatgaagcattaaatataaatataaataaaaacaaattacacagtttatatgtacatcacgagataaatcttttgagtctagttagttcataattagacaataattaccaaataaaaaaaagtgtatataaaaaaccaaaaaaaaatcagaactaaacaaggcctaagcgaaATTCATCTTGTTTCCTTCGTGGAAACTACAAAGGTTACGTGATTTTATTTGAGCGTATCTGTGCTTGGTTGCCATAAAGAGTTTTATTCACAAATCCATTTTTAGTACGGAGATAATGCTGATTTTCTGCAAACGTGTCATGCAGCATGTTCACTTGAGCTCAATAGCTgcacataataaatcagcaaacagtTTTTTCTATAaacgtggccttgtttagatccaaaaacttttgaattcggacactgtagcactttcatttgtatttgataattattatgtaatcatagactaattagatttaaaagattcatctcacaaattacaagtaaaactatacaattagtttttttatttttagatatatttaatgcttcatgtatgtactATAAGATTCAATATgttgggaaatcttgaaaagtttttgaattttgggtggaactaaacaagtctaAATGTGTCTcgtggcttgtttagttcctcgctcaaaaacttttcacccatcCCATTAAATTTTGGACATGTGTGCTTGATTCTTTTGTTTGTAATCATCTTTATTAGCCATATCTATGTTTACTTTTGTCgtacttttttttttaagaaaattcaCTAACTAACCTTAGCCCTtagttcctaaatttttttgatttaagatattgtagcactttcatttttatttagtcattattgtccaatcatgaactaactaggctcaaaaggtttatctcacgatttacaggtaaattgtgcgattagtttttgttttcgtctgtagttaatgcttcatgcatgtgctacaagattcgatggaactgagaatctttaaaaaaattgatttttggagtgaactaaataagaccaGACAAATCCAAATTGTGGCATTCACCTCACTAACACAATTGTAatattagaccttgtttagttcgcaaaaattttggtttttggttactgtagcactttcgtttttatttgagaaatattgtccaatcacagagtaattaggctcaaaagattcatctcataaattacaggtaaactgtgcaattagtttttattttcgtctatatttaatgcttcatgcatgcagccaaagattcgatgtgacggaaaatcttgaaaatttttgcgcaaacaaggcctcatttcACAAGTTTGCAGCGAGCTCAGGTCATCATTCTTCCGGAAAAGAATCTCTTTTCCTCGAAATATAAGCACACACCTCCCTCTCCTAGTTGCCGAAATATATGTAATTACATATGTTGATATTCTAAAATAGCTTAACTCACAATAATTCTAAAAGGTTGATTTATTttaggatggagagagtagtCTGCTGGCTAGGCATGTTCTGTTTCGAAAAACATTATTCGTTTGTGACAAATCAAATCAACCCCGTACAATCATAATCAACAAATAGAAAGGTGCCACCCactctgaggccttgtttagttcacctcgaaaaccaaaaaattttcaagattctccgtcacatcgaatctttcgacgcatgcataaaacattaaatatagacaaaaataaaaactaattgcacagtttatctgtaaatcacgagacaaatcttttgatcctagttagtccataattgaacaatatttgccacaaacaaacgaaagtgctactgcaacgaaatccaaaatcttttcgcatctaaacaaggctcgACTACTGAACCGCACCATAGTTGTaaaatctaggccttgtttagttcaatttttttaataggtattgtagcattttcatttgtatttgataaatattgtctaatcatagactaactaggctgaaaagattcgtctcacggaGTTTCTTCTTTATTTCTCATAAATTCTAATAAAACTCCAGTAGGGGCGGAGCCCCTCTTGTTTCCCTAAaaaaaaagattcgtctcgcaaattacaagtaaactatgtaattagtttttttaggaAACGGGAAGGGTttttaattagttatttcttttatctatatttagtgctccatgcatgtgccgcaagattcgatgtgacggggaatttaaaatatattttgcaaattttttggaactaaacaaggccttaatctaTCGGAAAGATACATGAGATATCGCTTTTTGTCTCATAAACCATGTCAGAAAGTACTGAtagttgatttattatgagagaaaaatattgctaaATAACTGGCAGATTCAGCGGGCTATGGATGAAGGAAGGACAGcacaaggtcttgtttagttggcaaaaaattttcgttttgTGTACTGTagaacttttgtttgtatttgataattattatccagctaggcttaaaagatttgtctcgcatattacaggtaaactatgcaattagttatttttatattatatttaatactctattcatcctaaattgtaagtcattcaagaatcttggagagtcaaaagtatatcaagtttaaccaaatttatatgataaataataactattatgataccaacgaagtatcattagattcttctttaattatattttcatagtatactcacctTATGGTATAAATCTttgtatttctctctataattttggtcaaacttgaaatgctttgactctccaagattcttagaatgacttataatttgagatggagggagtactttatgcatgcgtccaaagattcaatatgacggagaattttgaaattattttttgggaactaattaAAAAGATTTTGGTCAGCCTACAATATTGACATAAAAAAGAACTGCAAATACTTGAAAAACACATTTGAGCTAAGCAACTGaacatataaatataaatagaaatagaaatagaaatagaaaagaaatagaaatagaaATAGAAATAGAAACGGTCAACTAGTAGCTTGGTAGAAGGATTGGTTGGAGAAAATACGAATCAAAAAGCAGCGGATGTGGGTCACATCCACGGTAGACGGTGTGGTGTCCAGGACAAGTCAAGCAGCCACAAGCAGATCGATCATCAGGATGTGAAACGTCCACAGAACACGAAAGACCGACCACGTGGGAGGCGGTGTTTTAATTTGAGTCCTGTTTCGCGTAAATAAAGGTTCGCTCTGGAAAAAAACGTGTGACTCTGAAATTCTGATGAAAAAAAATTTGGGTGCCTCCCTGCATAGGTTTCGTGAATAGTAGCCATGTGTCCAGTTTGATCGATctagccttgtttacttctaaaaaattttgcaaaataagaatagtagcactttcgtttgtatttgacaaatatttctaattatggactaactagtctcaaaagattcgtctcgtcaattccgaccaaactgtgtaattagttt encodes:
- the LOC8064672 gene encoding two pore potassium channel c, encoding MDTEPLLPTHLLRPLPEHSEVSHFSSPPSPTCPSPAASYKDRIIFGAHQQQQPPPPPPPPPPRSHQHPHRAHHRRSSIDGLLDLDLPSCSSSPPSPPSDPEDPSSAGAGAGAPSLFEKFMANAAGARTNLHRSRTAPAMAPLSAAALAAAAASGDQAPAPPKRPAIVLHAFLFLLAYLALGVAFYAAAPANFTSSAGPTHPVADALYFCIVTLCTIGYGDITPATPAAKLFSISFVLVGFGFVDILLSGMVSYVLDLQEHLLITALKNPTSARKHRHNYIFDIKKGRMRIRMKVALALGVVAVCVGVGAAVLRKVESLGWLDAVYLAVMSVTTVGYGDQAFQTLAGRLFASAWLLVSTLAVARAFLYLAEMRIDKRHRAMANWVLSRDMTVSEFLAADIDNNGYVTKSEFVIYKLKEMGKISEKDIMMICDQFQRLDTGNCGKITLSDLLESHHLVSEPRDKKKGKKS